One region of Triticum aestivum cultivar Chinese Spring chromosome 6B, IWGSC CS RefSeq v2.1, whole genome shotgun sequence genomic DNA includes:
- the LOC123136887 gene encoding uncharacterized protein has translation MVAQRRSWLVPRRLFRAPLFLAPPRRPCLCHGLRPPSPHHPRSCLLSCHRAALASSPLRRLPLSATAWPPSLPPLVSFFTQHLQDDASPSSISRCGAPWFLTGRRSRRRGGRRWGEGRARPGLGRRRGAAADRAQVRRGWWCSGFKACITWTWSERGTRAWDKVTVTGTASQKKVLRAARRTRKLAHTPPPLALVSVRLLSSCFLLDLPIDLVLLLYCVLVLFV, from the exons ATGGTGGCGCAACGGAGGTCGTGGCTCGTCCCCCGCCGCCTCTTTCGCGCCCCCCTTTTCCTTGCCCCTCCCCGGCGTCCTTGCCTCTGCCATGGCCTCCGCCCCCCCTCTCCGCATCACCCCCGCAGCTGCCTCCTCTCCTGCCACCGCGCCGCCCTGGCCTCGTCTCCTCTGCGCCGCCTCCCCCTCTCCGCCACTGCATGGCCGCCGTCGCTTCCGCCGCTCGTCTCTTTCTTCACGCAGCACCTGCAGGACGACGCATCCCCATCCTCCATCAGCCGCTGTGGTGCGCCATGGTTCTTGACCGGCCGCAGATCCAGGAgaagaggaggacggcggtgggggGAAGGAAGAGCGCGGCCTGGACTCGGCAGGAGGAGAGGGGCAGCAGCAGATCGGGCTCAGGTTAGGCGAGGCTGGTGGTGCTCAGGCTTCAAG GCGTGCATTACGTGGACATGGAGCGAGCGTGGGACAAGGGCGTGGGACAAGGTGACGGTGACCGGCACGGCGAGCCAGAAGAAGGTGTTGCGCGCGGCGCGGCGCACGAGGAAGCTTGCCCACACCCCTCCTCCGCTCGCTCTCGTCTCCGTCAGGCTGTTGAGCTCCTGCTTCCTCCTTGATCTTCCCATTGATTTAGTACTACTACTGTACTGTGTGCTTGTGTTGTTTGTTTGA